A section of the Peromyscus eremicus unplaced genomic scaffold, PerEre_H2_v1 PerEre#2#chrX_unloc_1, whole genome shotgun sequence genome encodes:
- the LOC131900887 gene encoding zinc finger protein 431-like, protein MAKLRNHDMVSEGLLSPDGVEEMDAVTYNDVHINFTQEEWALLDLSQKNIYKDMMLETYMNLTTIGYNWGNLEVEEHCQSSQRHERPERSQTGEKPYECNQCGKAFPHHSTLHLQKRRHTREKLYEHNQCGKAFAQHSTFQVLESTDIGEKLYECNQCGKAFAQNSVLQRHERTHTGEKPHECKQCDKSFAHNRHLQRHIRAHTGEKPYECNHCGKAFADHSHLQRHERTHTGEKPYECNHCGKAFVDHSHLQRHERTHTGEKPYECKQCDKSFAHNRHLQRHKRTHTGENPYECNHCGKAFADHSHLQRHERTHTGEKPYECNYCGKAFADHSHLQRHERTHTGEKLYECKQCDKSFAHNRHLQRHKRTHTGVNPYECNHCGKTFADHSHLQRHERTHTGERPYECSHCGKAFADHSHLQRHERTHTGEKPYECKQCDKSFAHNRHLQRHKRTHTGEKPYECSHCGKAFADHSHLQRHERTHTGEKPYECNHCGKAFGDHSHLQRHDRTHTGEKPYECNHCGKAFADHSHLQRHERTHTGEKPYKCNQCVKAFAQHRYLQSHKRTHTGEKPYECNQCSKAYEHQSHLQRHAKIHTGEKTYECNQCGKAFADYSHLQRHTRTHTGMKPYECNQCSKTFSHHSCLQVYKKRHAGEKPY, encoded by the exons GATGCCgtgacctataatgatgtgcatATCAACTTCACTCAGGAGGAGTGGGCATTGCTGGATCTTTCACAGAAGAATATCTACAAAGATATGATGCTGGAGACATATATGAACCTCACTACTATAG gatacaattggggaaatcttgaagttgaagaacattgtcaaagctctcaaagacatgaaag AcctgaaagaagtcaaactggagagaaaccatatgaatgtaatcaatgtggtaaagcctttcctCATCATAGTACTCTTCATTTGCAAAAAAGAagacatactagagagaaactctatgaacataatcagtgtgggaaagcctttgcacaacacagtactTTTCAAGTGCTTGAAAGTACAGATATTGGAGAGAAActgtatgaatgtaatcagtgtggtaaagcctttgctcaaaacagtgttcttcaaaggcatgaaagaacccacactggagagaaaccccatgaatgtaaacagtgtgataaatcctttgcacataacagacatcttcaaaggcatataagagcacacactggagagaaaccatatgaatgcaatcactgtggtaaagcctttgcagatcatagtcatcttcaaaggcatgaaagaacacatactggagagaaaccttatgaatgcaatcattgtggtaaagcctttgtagatcatagtcaccttcaaaggcatgaaagaacacacactggagagaaaccctatgaatgtaaacagtgtgataaatcctttgcacataacagacatcttcaaaggcataaaagaacacatactggagagaatccctatgaatgtaatcactgtggtaaagcctttgcagatcatagtcaccttcaaaggcatgaaagaacacatactggagagaaaccctatgaatgcaattactgtggtaaagcctttgcagatcatagtcaccttcaaaggcatgaaagaacacacactggagagaaactctatgaatgtaaacagtgtgataaatcctttgcacataacagacatcttcaaaggcataaaagaacacatactggagtgaatccctatgaatgtaatcactgtggtaaaacctttgcagatcatagtcatcttcaaaggcatgaaagaacacatactggagagagaccctatgaatgcagtcactgtggtaaagcctttgcagatcatagtcaccttcaaaggcatgaaagaacacacactggagagaaaccctatgaatgtaaacagtgtgataaatcctttgcacataacagacatcttcaaaggcataaaagaacacatactggagagaaaccatatgaatgcagtcactgtggtaaagcctttgcagatcatagtcaccttcaaaggcatgaaagaacacatactggagagaaaccctatgaatgcaatcactgtggcaaagcctttggagatcatagtcatcttcaaaggcatgatagaacacatactggagagaaaccctatgaatgcaatcactgtggtaaagccttcgcAGATCacagtcaccttcaaaggcatgaaagaacac atacaggagagaaaccctataaatgtaaccaatgtgttaaagcctttgcacaacacagatATCTTCAAagccataaaagaacacatactggagagaaaccatatgaatgtaaccAATGTAGTAAAGCCTATGAACatcaaagtcatcttcaaaggcatgcaaaaatacatactggagagaaaacctatgaatgtaatcaatgtggtaaagcctttgcag attacagtcatcttcaaaggcatacaagaacacatactggaatgaaaccctatgaatgtaatcagtgtagtaAAACCTTTTCGCATCACAGTTGTCTTCAAGTATATAAAAAGAGACAtgcaggagagaaaccttattgA